In one Drosophila pseudoobscura strain MV-25-SWS-2005 chromosome X, UCI_Dpse_MV25, whole genome shotgun sequence genomic region, the following are encoded:
- the mirr gene encoding homeobox protein caupolican: MTVHSNETGICLVMNAVSTHLATSSPNTPPTNAPSQTPPSTVPTLACPANQPLGTPVSGPGHSGMVTSTVPQGARSTSPCGGAAGLPALPVLGQPPPGPHSSGPVPPPGSANPNRCCDTGRTIYTDPVSGQTICSCQYDMLNYQRLAAAGGVPLGVYPEGMSAYLSGIAGDQPPFYANPAGIDLKENLVAGASPWPYPSMYHPYDAAFAGYPFNSYGMDLNGARRKNATRETTSTLKAWLNEHKKNPYPTKGEKIMLAIITKMTLTQVSTWFANARRRLKKENKMTWEPRNRVDDDDANIDDDDDKNTEENDLLDAKDSGVGSTDDKDRSGRLGDMMADRPGESNNSEWSESRPGSPNGSPDLYDRPGSMPPGAHPLFHPAALHHHFRPPAGSPPDIAAYHHHQQQLLQQHQQAQQNSLQTAVGGTAKPRIWSLADMASKDSSKESSSVPKDSLGPELPPSHPGFYGHPSQQPSPGKILSPLAARIPNYSPYVRPDLYRGFYGPAAAHLSAPTQEFLEHQRSFNASLAAHNGLGMNPLLWKAAVSGAANGPHFAPLSLTTTGVAGGPQQLAPPPVASPSASSSSSSMGCDVVHIPTSSGQSAAQNMMGPISSNSTASSSSSQSGKISPGVNVTSLCAKP; the protein is encoded by the exons atgacAGTGCACAGTAATGAAACCGGTATCTGTTTAGTAATG AATGCCGTTTCAACTCACCTTGCCACTTCATCGCCCAACACACCTCCAACCAACGCGCCGTCGCAGACCCCTCCGTCGACGGTGCCGACGCTAGCTTGTCCCGCTAACCAGCCATTGGGTACGCCCGTGTCCGGGCCCGGGCACAGTGGAATGGTGACGTCTACGGTGCCACAGGGAGCGCGCTCCACCTCCCCATGCGGGGGAGCGGCTGGCCTGCCAGCACTGCCCGTGCTCGGACAGCCGCCTCCGGGACCGCACTCTTCCGGTCCAGTTCCACCGCCCGGCTCCGCAAATCCCAATCGCTGCTGTGACACGGGGCGCACCATCTACACGGATCCCGTCAGTGGCCAGACGATCTGCTCCTGCCAGTACGATATGCTCAACTACCAGCGGCTGGCTGCGGCGGGCGGCGTACCACTCGGTGTCTACCCAGAGGGAATGTCTGCATACCTTTCGGGCATTGCCGGCGATCAACCTCCGTTCTACGCTAATCCG GCTGGAATCGATCTGAAGGAGAACCTTGTTGCCGGCGCATCCCCGTGGCCATATCCGTCGATGTATCATCCGTATGATGCTGCGTTTGCCGGCTATCCCTTTAATAG TTATGGCATGGATTTGAATGGGGCTAGACGAAAGAATGCGACCCGCGAGACAACGTCCACCCTCAAGGCCTGGCTGAACGAGCACAAGAAGAATCCCTATCCCACCAAGGGCGAAAAGATTATGCTGGCCATTATCACAAAGATGACGCTGACGCAGGTCTCCACGTGGTTCGCCAATGCGAGAAGAAGACTgaaaaaagagaacaaaatgACATGGGAGCCAAGGAACCGCgtcgatgacgatgatgccaatatcgatgatgacgatgacaagAATACGGAAGAGAATGACTTATTAG ATGCAAAAGATTCTGGTGTGGGTTCTACGGACGACAAGGACCGTTCCGGTCGACTGGGTGATATGATGGCCGACCGACCAGGcgagagcaacaacagcgagTGGTCTGAGTCGCGCCCGGGCTCTCCCAACGGGTCACCCGATCTCTATGATCGGCCAGGCAGCATGCCTCCGGGCGCACATCCCCTGTTCCATCCCGCTGCTCTGCATCATCACTTCCGCCCACCGGCGGGCTCTCCGCCGGACATAGCCGCCTACcatcaccatcagcagcaactgttgcaacagcatcagcaggcgCAGCAGAACTCCCTGCAGACAGCCGTCGGGGGTACGGCCAAGCCGCGCATATGGTCGCTGGCCGACATGGCCTCGAAGGACTCCAGCAAGGAGTCCAGCTCGGTGCCCAAGGACAGTTTGGGCCCGGAGCTGCCACCGTCGCATCCCGGCTTTTACGGCCACCCTAGTCAGCAGCCGTCTCCTGGCAAGATCCTGTCGCCGTTGGCTGCCCGCATACCCAACTATTCGCCGTACGTGCGACCCGACCTGTACAGAGGCTTCTACGGGCCGGCGGCAGCGCATTTGAGTGCCCCGACGCAAGAATTTCTGGAGCACCAGCGTTCCTTCAACGCCAGCCTGGCCGCACACAATGGCCTGGGCATGAATCCGCTGCTGTGGAAGGCAGCCGTCTCGGGGGCGGCCAATGGGCCGCACTTTGCACCACTCAGCCTGACGACAACGGGAGTCGCTGGTGGACCCCAGCAGCTGGCACCACCGCCTGTGGCATCGCCGTCGGCCTCCAGCTCGTCCTCATCGATGGGCTGTGATGTTGTCCATATTCCAACATCGAGCGGCCAGTCAGCGGCTCAAAACATGATGGGACCAATTTCCAGTAATTCAACCGCTTCGTCATCGTCCTCGCAGTCCGGCAAAATATCGCCGGGGGTGAATGTGACATCGTTGTGCGCAAAGCCATGA